Proteins encoded together in one Lathyrus oleraceus cultivar Zhongwan6 chromosome 5, CAAS_Psat_ZW6_1.0, whole genome shotgun sequence window:
- the LOC127080674 gene encoding uncharacterized protein LOC127080674, whose product MSPNTAQDIEEERSEEEDDTLVNLVKISVAKRLRKRKSIAKIRTDRKEKRVTDISFDKRKAVKKSSNRIAAEHLDKWRFVTQRRVAVERELGKEAVEVKEVMELIKAAGLMKTQIGHASTNAVKLPIAFPSIICGIILSQQPGILSASDIPSRRKTPLSIHYKLFEGSHVNDVVMTSATREPASQGNLIDQLRETCRELENGINVAKARKEALEALIYSLEKEEIEKAGKDSEAKAQSCTNSESSDGSEDEEEGEDDTSSSCLLKNEDGETGGSDVLGDVLLLLQYGVISFLLCGSPFDACYILVS is encoded by the exons ATGTCCCCTAATACTGCTCAGGACATTGAGGAAGAaaggtctgaggaagaagatgacacgttggtcaatcttgtgaaaatAAGTGTAGCAAAAagactgagaaaaaggaagagtattGCTAAGATAAGAACAGATAGGAAAGAGAAAAGGGTTACTG acatctcctTTGACAAAAGAAAGGCTGTAAAGAAGTCTTCCAACAGAATTGCTGCTGAGCACCTAGACAAATGGAGGTTTGTCACTCAGAGAAGGGTtgcagttgaaagagaattggggaaaGAAGCTGTTGAAGTGAAGGAAGTAATGGAGTTAATCAAGGCAGCcggtcttatgaaaact caaatTGGACATGCCTCCACCAATGCTGTAAAGTTGCCCATTGCATTCCCTTCCATCATCTGTGGCATCatcctgagtcaacaaccaggaatcCTAAGTGCTAGTGATATTCCAAGCAGGAGGAAGACCCCTCTATCAATTCACTATAAGCTTTTTGAGggtagtcatgtcaatgatgttgtcatgacatctgcaacAAGGGAACCTGCATCTCAAGGGAACCTAATTGACCAACTAAGAGAAACCTGCAGGGAATTGGAGAATGGTATAAATGTGGCCAaagcaagaaaagaagctttggaagctcTTATTTATAGCCTGGAAAAGGAGGAGATAGAAAAAGCTGGTAAGGACTCAGAGGCAAAAGCACAGTCTTGTACCAACTCTGAAAGCTCTGATGGCtctgaagatgaagaagaaggcgaagatgatacttcttcctctTGTTTGTTAAAGAATGAAGACGGTGAAACTGGTGGGTCTGATGTTCTGGGAGATGTTCTGCTGCTGCTGCAATATGGAGTTATTAGTTTTCTTTTGTGTGGCAGTCCTTTTGATGCATGTTAT atattagtgtcgtaa